CAGATGCGCTCCTTGGCAAAGGTAACACATAGAGCAGGAACATTGTTAGAATGGAAGCTGACCAGGCTGGTACACAAAGACTTCAAGCATCACAGAACACCCAACCCTGAGTACCTCAGGTGCTGAGCCCCTCATGCCAGGCAAGGTTTATTCATAACTCCCTGGGAGCTTCAAGTGCTCAGCACTCAGAGGATCAGCTGCTGAGGAACCAGTCCTTTCAGAGCAGGAAGAGATCAGCTTGAACACAGAGGGACTATTGTTTGGACACTGTTCAGCTCAGCTTCAAGTATCTGAAAGCACTGCTCTCCTCATCACACCAGGCACACAACCAAAACCAGACAGCAGCATGACACATGGAACACACTCCCTTCACATGGGAGCAGTCATCTTGCTAAGACACTGCTGGTGAAAAGCAAACAATGTGGTTTAAACTCATCCCCAGGTAACTGAAGAGGCTGGTTGGGCTGGTCTAGAGGACTTCCCTTCCATTTCAGACTCTTCACAACCATTAGATATGGTCACCTTATGGGCTAGAGTTTTGGCATGTGCCAGAACCTCTCGCACAGGCAAGTCCTGAGATACCAAACCCTACACAGAGTAGCTGATGGGACACACTGACTGCTCCCAATCTCACACTGCTCTGGACTGGACTGGTCAAGGCAGCTGGGATTAGGGAGTAGCCAGGAAGTACTTGAAGGGTTGCTCTCCTGTCTTACAGACACGAGACCAACAGTCAAAGCAAGGAGGCACAAGCACTGGAGACTCAGTGGAGATGCTAAGAACCTCCATTTTTTGAACACCTGGTCCCTAGCAGCTCTCGAGCAGACACCATACATTAGAGAGAGGAAGGGATGAGACTTTAAATGaaccacagaagaaaaaaagaacattaaaaaaaaaaaaaaaagaaataaaaccacaacttgtacagaaaaaaaatgcatctggGTCAGAGACACTAACAAAAAGCTGACCTACTGCAGGGCATGGCAGAACCTCTCAGCAACAAACTTCAAATCATCACAAGAGAAAAGTCTCTCCCATCCAATGCAGCAAGTCAGGCCAAATAATTCCATCTGCTTCTGATGCAACTCGCACCCTGAAGGTAGAACATTTCCCAGGAGACCAAGCAACGAGGCGGAGCCTTAGCAGGTGTAGCGCAAGGAAGTACCGTACATTTAGTTACACACTTTCAGGCAGATATCGAAGAGGAAGTCTCTCTCCTCCATGGTTGTTAAAGTGTCACCCAATCACACCAGAAAGTCTGTGCATCTTTTTGGTGAAGACACACATCTAAGCCTGGTTTCAAAGCTGCCTCCTTACTTAGGTTCTCATGCGGATGATATTCCACCCTGACAAGGGTAAAAAGCTTGGGTCACGCTACTTCCTCTCCTTGTGGGATATGGACTGAAGTATACCAGCTTCTGCTTTCTACAGACAGCAAGGATCCAGTTTAGTCTCAAATGCCccagggaggaaaggaggccGCTTCCGGTGAGAGTGGGAAAGCGGAGGCCTCCCTGATCGCTGGCTGGAGGGAGGCAAGCTCCCCTGTCCCTGTACCTGCCGTTCACTTCAAATGAACTTTTCTCCTTAAATTATGAACAATTTGGAGGACATGGAAAGCAACCACATTCggtccaactccctccctcttgtccccactgctgcctctgtatAGGGCTCTCTCTCACAACCGGCACAGGCAGAAGAGGGTAGGGATGAAGACACCAAAGGCCACCAGTATAGGGAACATGAGGCTGCTGTTGTCTGAGGCATAAGGGTTTGGTGTGCGGGGACCCGACTGAACCCGGTTCTTATTGGCCTGTTTTTTAACATTGGGGCCTTCTTCATACTCCTCTTCATCATCCTCATCCTCCTTTTTCTCCAGGCCTGGGTGAGGCTGCAGCTTTGGAACATCTATTGGAGCAGAAGAGAAAGATCCACAAGGGTGAAGGAGCTGTCAGGATTCTAGCAGGCAAGACCCTCCCCCAGCCAAATAGAACAGGGCACCAGCAATACCCCATGGACCTACAGGCAGCCTTACACTGCCAGTGCCCCCAATCCAGCATAAATTCCCCATGCAGAGACACTCAGACAGCCCTCCTCTCAGCTGGTTGGTCAAGGAAATCTAGACATCCCTGCACTCCTCATGCAGGAAGAACTACATCATGCAGGCAGGTTTACAACAGAAAGGCAGTCAGACCCTTCTCCTACTCTTCCTGGATGCCCAGTAAGATCCCAGTGAACAATGACAGATTTGATGCTTAGACAACTAAGTGCTTCCAGTCCTACAAAGGACCCTCCCACACAGCAGCCCTTCTCTAAACCTGCCAGAGATTCTCTACTCATTCACCAAAACAAGGCAAAAGACAATACCATCCAAGTCCAGCCCATACTGATAAGGAGCCAGATTTCAAATTCACTACACAGAAAGATGCTGAGATATCACTGGACTCCCAGAGATGCCCTGGCTTAAAAAACAGGGCGACAGAAAGAGGGACCCCACTTACCCTCCCCACAAAGTGCACACATTGCGCAGATATTCTGAACTGAAGGTTGGGAAAACCAGTGGCATCCTCGGAGCCACGAAGCCAGAAGCCCAGCATGGAAAGGAAGTGACAGATCAGAAACTGAGCCATTATTAGCCACAGGGGTCCCCAAAGGCAGACAGTCTGCAGTTGCTTGTGACATCATTCAGCCAGAGAGTTTGCCTCTAGCTATGTGTCTGTAAGAGGCAAGATTGATGAGGGTGGGTGGGAAGGCAACTAGGATCAGTCTTGAACTGTACATGCACCAGTCTTTGTAAATGAGGAGGCAGGCCCACACCTGAAGGAAGCATGCACTATGGCACACCCtcacagggaaagcagagggagaTGGGTGTGGCCCAGACAACTCAGCAAAGCCTGCCACTACAGATGGAGTGCTGCATGCAGGGGCTAGGTAATAATGGGCTGATTTCCACATGGACAGTGCTGGAGCATTGAAAAGGCTCAGTAGCTTACCATCCACTGTTCCTTGCAGGAGGTATAATGCACAGATTTTTGGATTGTCGTAGTAtccctagagaaaaaaaaaaccaaacaaaccagaaGAAGTCAGTGACCCCAACCACCACCCACACAGCTGCACCACACagcaaagagaagaggaaaaaaagaaaacaaggaaaagccCAGTGCCCTCCAGGAGTTGTTACCTTGACAAACTCAATTTGGAGCTTCCCTGTGAATGTGGAAACCTCTCCCTGAACACTCAGCTTCCCCTTCTTGATGCTCATTGGAATGATCTCATCATGAGCCGTGCTGTGCCCAACTCGGTCAAAGATATCCAAATCCTTCACCACCACATGGCCATTCAAACGCACATCAAATACCTTTGGTGGGGAGACAGATTGCAGAGAGCATCAGAAAGGAACCAGGTACACGATAACAGAGAGAACAGGACAGAAATGGTCCATGCTTGTCAAACAGCTGAGAGGCAAGAGGGTGTGACAGTGTACATTATC
Above is a genomic segment from Alligator mississippiensis isolate rAllMis1 chromosome 10, rAllMis1, whole genome shotgun sequence containing:
- the MLEC gene encoding malectin isoform X1, which gives rise to MVGTGARCGPGAALLLGALLGAAVAAAAGGGLADNVVWAVNAGGEGHVDVHGIHFRKDPLEGRVGRASDYGMKLPILRSNAEDQILYQTERYNEETFGYEIPIKEEGDYVLVLKFAEVYFAQSQQKVFDVRLNGHVVVKDLDIFDRVGHSTAHDEIIPMSIKKGKLSVQGEVSTFTGKLQIEFVKGYYDNPKICALYLLQGTVDDVPKLQPHPGLEKKEDEDDEEEYEEGPNVKKQANKNRVQSGPRTPNPYASDNSSLMFPILVAFGVFIPTLFCLCRL